In the genome of Montipora foliosa isolate CH-2021 chromosome 3, ASM3666993v2, whole genome shotgun sequence, one region contains:
- the LOC137994804 gene encoding uncharacterized protein, translated as MRLYRYELVEALLKAGIPLSKADSLRPFLEKYGHRLTSRNHLAEFIPTIHQKEIDLVKSEIAANSAFSVIFDGSTRLGEALAIVVRFIDKDWNIQQRLLKLEVLAKSMNGEELAQRLIQCMAVEYKIQPNQLLAAMRDGASVNEAGLRQVMFFFPNIFNVICFSHTIDNVGKHFEFSVLDTFSRCWNTMFSLSPAARLLWKTRTGTAMRLHSKTRWWSKWEVLNQVMEFFGDVEPFLRENDNLSPVCRASLLEIFDDPVTARDLDIELAAMIDAGKHFVQATYYLEGDGPLVFACYERLSALAHAIAIDSFPNTEAKARQHAGRNMALYNQLVAQGKACINPGFRFYQQKFSLQFHNVVRAFKAARLCCPVQVQALRPTAVSVQELKQFTFITDAEVVQLVEELPNYLATADGAAIETEEDKVQWWATHAAALPNWSAAVKKILLVQPSSASAERVFSLLQNAFSKQQEAALEETVETSVMLRYNDNKRT; from the coding sequence ATGAGGCTCTATCGATACGAGCTCGTGGAAGCTCTGCTGAAGGCAGGTATCCCTCTTTCAAAAGCCGACAGTTTGCgaccatttcttgaaaaatatggtCATCGCCTGACATCTCGGAACCATCTCGCAGAATTCATTCCCACGATTCATCAGAAGGAGATAGACTTAGTGAAATCCGAAATAGCTGCCAACAGTGCTTTTTCTGTGATCTTTGATGGGAGCACCAGGCTTGGGGAAGCGTTGGCAATTGTCGTCCGCTTCATTGACAAAGATTGGAATATACAGCAGAGGCTTCTCAAACTTGAAGTTCTAGCCAAGAGCATGAATGGGGAAGAGCTTGCTCAAAGACTGATTCAGTGCATGGCTGTGGAGTATAAAATACAGCCGAACCAGCTTCTAGCAGCAATGAGAGATGGTGCCTCAGTAAATGAGGCTGGATTGCGTCAAGTCATGTTTTTCTTTCCCAATATTTTTAATGTCATCTGTTTCTCACACACAATCGACAATGTTGGGAAACACTTTGAATTTAGTGTCCTAGACACATTTTCTAGGTGTTGGAACACCATGTTTTCTCTAAGTCCAGCTGCCCGGCTGTTGTGGAAGACAAGAACTGGCACAGCAATGCGACTTCATTCCAAAACCAGATGGTGGAGCAAATGGGAAGTCCTCAATCAGGTAATGGAGTTTTTTGGGGACGTTGAGCCCTTCCTAAGAGAAAATGATAACCTGTCTCCTGTTTGCCGTGCAAGCCTGTTGGAGATTTTTGATGATCCAGTTACTGCTAGAGACTTAGACATTGAGCTTGCTGCTATGATTGATGCGGGCAAGCACTTTGTTCAAGCAACTTATTATCTTGAGGGGGATGGTCCCTTAGTATTTGCTTGCTATGAACGTTTGTCTGCATTAGCACATGCAATAGCCATTGACTCTTTTCCAAACACCGAGGCCAAAGCTCGCCAACATGCAGGTAGAAATATGGCATTGTACAACCAGTTAGTTGCCCAAGGAAAGGCATGCATCAATCCAGGCTTCCGCTTTTACCAACAGAAATTCAGTTTGCAGTTCCACAATGTTGTTCGTGCATTTAAGGCTGCACGCTTATGTTGCCCAGTACAGGTGCAAGCACTACGTCCAACTGCTGTATCAGTCCAGGAACTAAAGCAATTTACTTTCATTACTGATGCAGAGGTTGTACAGCTTGTGGAAGAGCTGCCAAACTATCTGGCCACTGCTGATGGTGCAGCCATTGAAACAGAAGAAGACAAAGTACAGTGGTGGGCTACACATGCCGCTGCTCTCCCAAATTGGTCTGCTGCAGTCAAAAAGATCTTGTTGGTGCAGCCTAGTTCAGCATCGGCTGAGCGAGTGTTTAGCCTGCTACAAAATGCATTTAGCAAGCAGCAAGAGGCAGCATTAGAGGAAACAGTGGAAACATCGGTCATGTTACGTTACAATGACAATAAGCGCACATGA
- the LOC137995728 gene encoding uncharacterized protein has protein sequence MASLTIASLLSFFAEEKKSIERGENHYKSAHIESVTYNQGVLRGEVHASMKKKVTIYLDEQFGIKSTDCECPRGKFKCSHAAALFIHGIHYIGRTDIECQWRKRKTNSSLSLLAVEEMFPMPKKYVAISRSPTTVDRSALYTRLKEYGRFTGLCWLMCPEPAPPAQLSIPTIEEIIYSEDFLQAIGAQQQLDVLVRKAKITEVDVLQVSQKTVGQRDNPAWHIARRGRLTASNFGSVLNAKRVTPSLLKRLMGEYDLSKVKAVQWGVNNEAEAVKAFTNLTGKTVQETGIWLDLSGILGASPDGIVDEESVLEAKCPYTERNMTIEEAVNTSPNFCLKKCENGQYALKQDHVYWHQVQGEIYFSRRKFCYFVVWTSKDAVVLKIAKDEAWSENITKLTQFYFENLFPKIVEGQLQLFSDN, from the exons atggcgtcgcTCACGATCGCATCTTTGCTATCTTTCTTTGCTGAAGAGAAAAAATCGATTGAGCGAGGGGAAAATCATTATAAGTCCGCCCATATTGAATCGGTAACTTACAACCAAGGTGTTTTGCGAGGAGAGGTCCACGCAAGTATGAAGAAAAAAGTCACG ATATACCTGGATGAGCAATTTGGTATAAAATCGACGGACTGTGAATGCCCACGGGGGAAATTTAAATGTAGTCATGCAGCTGCTCTCTTTATACATGGCATTCATTATATAGGGCGCACAGATATTGAATGCCAGTggaggaaaaggaaaacaaacagcTCCCTGTCCTTGTTGGCAGTGGAAGAAATGTTTCCAATGCCAAAGAAGTATGTGGCAATTTCTAGATCTCCCACCACAGTAGACCGCTCTGCCCTCTATACTCGCTTGAAGGAATATGGGAGGTTCACTGGTTTATGCTGGCTTATGTGTCCAGAACCTGCGCCCCCAGCCCAATTATCTATACCCACCATTGAAGAAATCATCTATTCAGAGGACTTCCTCCAAGCCATAGGTGCTCAGCAACAGCTGGATGTCTTAGTGCGCAAAGCTAAAATCACTGAAGTGGATGTCCTTCAAGTCAGCCAAAAGACTGTGGGTCAACGAGACAACCCAGCCTGGCACATTGCAAGACGAGGACGGCTCACTGCAAGCAATTTCGGTTCTGTTCTTAATGCTAAAAGGGTCACCCCTTCACTTCTTAAACGACTCATGGGGGAATATGACTTATCAAAGGTAAAAGCAGTGCAGTGGGGGGTAAACAATGAGGCTGAAGCTGTAAAAGCTTTTACCAATCTAACCGGAAAGACTGTCCAGGAAACTGGAATTTGGCTTGATTTGTCTGGTATTCTTGGTGCCTCCCCAGATGGGATCGTGGATGAGGAATCTGTTCTGGAGGCCAAATGCCCTTATACGGAAAGAAACATGACTATTGAAGAGGCAGTCAACACCTCACCCAATTTCTGCCTAAAGAAATGTGAAAATGGCCAATATGCTTTAAAGCAAGACCACGTTTATTGGCATCAGGTGCAAGGGGAAATATATTTTAGTCGGAGGAAGTTTTGCTACTTTGTTGTCTGGACAAGTAAAGATGCAGTTGTCTTGAAAATAGCAAAGGATGAGGCCTGGAGTGAAAACATCACAAAACTCACCcagttttattttgaaaacctCTTCCCAAAGATTGTTGAGGGACAATTACAGTTATTTTCTGATAATTGA
- the LOC137994803 gene encoding uncharacterized protein, whose product MVECFAPDCNHQSESHTCRFFSFPSREKKADEYRRWIRLLRRQDREPGKHSRVCSCHFRDGNKSNGPESFKRNQNKLFPAEQGTKPKKKKSSQPGRSMCMQEVIEAAREKIKSKQVPERSESSTKEIVLEAELEQAKMEITDLKEKIGYLKNHYTVSTLNEDVLKMETGLPTRDVFNIVVSYTERFKDEINYFAGWRVESIRFEDQIFITLMKVRQNYTNLHLAQLFSCSVSTIANIVTTFIHVIHSILFTDLMTSIPSRDKNKLSAPSSFNQFGSCRVVIDCTDIEIATPGLMSQQNATYSSYRGMHSFKVIVGVAPNGVITYVSKLYPGSISDKAIVQQSGLLNHLTAGDLVLADKGFLIQDLVPNGVSVNIPPFLNTGTFTESEAQATKAIAKCRIHVERANARLKDFKILSFIPSYLRCHADIIFQLCASLVNLQFPLIKEGCEGYEFD is encoded by the exons ATGGTTGAATGCTTTGCGCCCGACTGCAACCATCAATCGGAAAGTCACACGTGCAGATTTTTTAGTTTCCCTAGCAGGGAAAAAAAAGCGGATGAATACAGGAGATGGATTCGTCTATTGAG GAGACAAGACAGAGAGCCAGGGAAGCATTCCCGAGTTTGCAGCTGCCATTTCAGGGATGGGAACAAAAGTAATGGCCCTGAGAGTTTCAAGAGGAACCAAAATAAACTTTTTCCTGCAGAACAAGGAACcaaaccaaaaaagaaaaaatcgaGCCAGCCAGGAAGGAGTATGTGTATGCAAGAAGTGATAGAGGCTGCAAGGGAGAAAATTAAATCCAAACAAGTGCCTGAGAGATCTGAATCAAgtacaaaggaaattgttttAGAAGCAGAGCTAGAACaagcaaaaatggaaataactGACTTGAAAGAAAAGATTGGATACTTAAAAAATCATTACACAGTTTCTACATTGAATGAAGATGTTTTGAAGATGGAAACTGGGCTCCCAACTAGAGATGTTTTCAACATTGTTGTTAGTTATACAGAAAGGTTCAAAGATGAAATCAATTACTTTGCTGGCTGGAGAGTCGAATCGATCAGATTTGAAGACCAAATATTTATTACATTAATGAAAGTCAGACAAAATTACACAAATCTTCATCTTGCTCAATTATTTAGCTGTAGTGTATCCACAATTGCAAATATTGTTACTACATTCATCCATGTtatccattcaattttatttactGATCTCATGACATCAATCCCTTCTAGGGATAAGAACAAACTGTCTGCCCCATCATCATTTAATCAATTTGGGTCTTGTAGGGTAGTAATAGACTGTACGGACATCGAGATCGCCACACCAGGATTAATGAGCCAGCAAAATGCTACTTACTCGAGTTATAGAGGAATGCATTCTTTTAAAGTCATTGTGGGTGTTGCACCAAATGGTGTAATTACCTATGTCAGTAAGCTATATCCAGGTTCGATATCTGATAAAGCAATTGTGCAGCAATCTGGATTGTTAAATCACCTGACTGCTGGGGATTTGGTCCTAGCCGACAAAGGCTTTCTGATTCAGGACCTTGTACCAAATGGTGTCTCAGTAAATATTCCACCTTTTCTAAACACTGGGACATTCACCGAAAGTGAAGCACAGGCAACAAAGGCCATCGCAAAATGTAGAATTCATGTTGAGAGGGCAAATGCTCGGCTTAAAGATTTTAAGATATTAAGCTTTATTCCTTCATATTTACGCTGTCATGCAGACATTATTTTTCAGCTGTGTGCATCACTTGTCAATTTGCAGTTCCCACTGATCAAAGAGGGATGTGAAGGATATGAATTTGATTAA
- the LOC137995727 gene encoding uncharacterized protein, producing MPQWCIAYGCTNSSDMEIKKSWHRLPLENKELLSKWLAKIRRTNTPVNEHSRLCGDHFEADYFKKIPCSSRVNLKPGSIPTKFCFVQEKTPRKLPAERKSVERKQPRLNVNDPSDDIAECEIDKMELEIEESEEERLRGRIKELELSLERETARRKTAEAALETKRFSVKNLRQDPKVFKFYTGFTEEQFSCLLEFFGDGMNNLTYWGSSSASNSNNEDLGGSKPGPSRKLTSEDELLLVLTRLRVGMLEQDLAVRFELSQSHVSRIITTWVNAMFHRFKEGEIWPMREQALGNLPEKVREFCPTLRCIIDATEIYIEQPKNPEAQQLTFSTYKNHNTLKSLIGISGDGAINFVSTLEGGSISDRDLTVKSGILGKDWAKGDVLMADRGFEIQDDLAPLGVKLNIPPFLKGKGQFQEDELVETRRIAKFRIHVERAIERIKNYHILDYVPITLCSSGIIDQMFFVCAMLTNFLPPLVSDNKEISDMTS from the coding sequence ATGCCTCAATGGTGTATTGCCTACGGCTGTACAAACTCTTCAGACATGGAAATCAAAAAGTCGTGGCATCGCTTACCGCTGGAGAACAAAGAACTGCTTTCCAAATGGCTTGCAAAAATTCGACGAACGAACACGCCAGTTAATGAGCACTCGAGGCTATGTGGTGACCACTTTGAGGCcgattactttaaaaaaatcccGTGTTCCTCGCGTGTCAACTTAAAACCAGGGTCTATTCCCACAAAGTTTTGCTTTGTTCAAGAGAAAACACCGAGGAAACTTCCAGCAGAGCGAAAATCGGTCGAAAGGAAACAGCCACGTTTAAACGTAAACGACCCGTCAGATGATATTGCAGAATGTGAGATTGACAAAATGGAGCTCGAGATCGAGGAGTCTGAAGAAGAACGGTTGAGAGGAAGAATCAAAGAATTGGAGCTATCCCTGGAGAGAGAAACTGCCCGAAGGAAAACAGCTGAAGCTGCCTTAGAAACTAAGAGATTCTCTGTGAAAAATTTGCGACAAGATCCAAAGGTATTTAAATTTTATACCGGTTTTACTGAAGAACAGTTTTCTTGCCTTTTGGaattttttggcgatggaatGAACAATCTGACCTACTGGGGATCATCAAGTGCTTCCAATTCCAACAATGAAGATTTGGGAGGTTCGAAACCTGGGCCGTCAAGGAAACTGACCTCTGAAGATGAGCTACTTCTGGTGTTGACCAGGCTGCGTGTTGGAATGCTTGAACAAGATTTAGCTGTTCGTTTTGAGCTCTCGCAATCGCATGTATCAAGAATTATCACCACCTGGGTTAATGCCATGTTTCACCGCTTTAAAGAAGGAGAAATCTGGCCAATGCGTGAGCAGGCATTGGGAAACTTACCTGAAAAGGTGAGGGAGTTTTGTCCAACATTAAGGTGTATCATTGATGCTACAGAAATTTATATTGAACAGCCCAAAAACCCCGAGGCTCAGCAGCTTACATTCTCGACATACAAGAATCATAACACCCTGAAGTCCCTCATTGGAATCAGTGGTGATGGTGCAATAAACTTTGTCTCCACTTTAGAAGGTGGGTCAATTTCAGACAGGGATCTGACAGTGAAATCTGGCATTCTTGGCAAGGACTGGGCTAAGGGTGATGTGCTAATGGCAGATCGTGGGTTTGAAATACAAGATGACCTCGCACCTTTGGGTGTGAAGTTGAACATTCCCCCTTTCTTAAAAGGGAAAGGTCAATTTCAAGAAGATGAACTTGTGGAAACTCGACGTATTGCCAAGTTTCGCATTCATGTTGAGCGAGCCATTGAGCGAATCAAAAATTATCACATCTTGGACTATGTGCCAATCACATTGTGCTCATCTGGCATTATTGATCAAATGTTCTTTGTTTGTGCAATGCTGACAAACTTTCTGCCACCATTAGTGTCAGACAACAAGGAAATCAGCGACATGACCTCCTGA